The proteins below come from a single Haladaptatus paucihalophilus DX253 genomic window:
- a CDS encoding DUF7475 family protein yields MDTSTQRAETTATDSNRQSRRHLFVIAGAGLILLTGVIHLVLVPEHLEETTYLGVLFAVNFVAAAVAAVGIYRNRRWGWWLGVAIAAIAVVLYVARGTVGLPATEAEELLEPMGVLAKAVELLFLGVAMAWLTTD; encoded by the coding sequence ATGGATACTTCCACACAACGTGCCGAGACGACGGCCACCGACTCGAATCGCCAGTCGAGACGACACCTGTTCGTGATCGCCGGTGCCGGACTCATCCTCCTCACGGGGGTTATCCACCTCGTCTTGGTACCCGAACATCTGGAGGAAACGACCTACCTCGGCGTCCTCTTCGCCGTGAACTTCGTCGCCGCGGCGGTCGCCGCGGTCGGAATCTACCGGAACCGCCGGTGGGGATGGTGGCTCGGCGTCGCCATCGCGGCCATCGCCGTCGTACTGTACGTCGCCCGCGGCACCGTCGGCCTGCCCGCGACCGAAGCCGAGGAACTCCTCGAACCAATGGGCGTGCTGGCGAAAGCCGTCGAACTCCTGTTCTTGGGCGTCGCCATGGCGTGGCTCACTACCGACTGA
- a CDS encoding heavy metal translocating P-type ATPase produces MNDTGSDSTIPPDADSCGCGDADDGCDADYGHHDDDGHESADADVVTDGAGDSDVVRLSVPDMDCPSCAGKVESSVRTLDGIDAIDPQVTTGTLTVEYDATATDAAAVETRVEKAGYAVERDASETTFSVPDMDCASCAGKIENALDGVSGVRAYDTRPTAGTVTVSTDESASVADVTAAIENAGYDVAGTSADEDDASLDTESVWTSTRAVKTWTSGVFVALGLLFEFLLTGANATLVGAGGAVALGGVEITVADAAFLLAVLVGGQAIVTNGYYSLRNRNLDIDLLMSTAILGALAVSIGFGKSLYLEAATLAFLFSVAELLERYSMDKARNSLQELMDLSPDEATVKRNGEEETIPVDDVAVGDVVLVRPGEKIPMDGTVADGESAVNQAPITGESVPVDKTPGDEVFAGTINEGGYLEIEVTSEASDNTLSRIVEMVEDAQGNKTEREQFVERFADYYTPLVLAFAVLVAAVPPLVFDAPWVTWFVYGLTLVVLSCPCAFVISTPVTVVSGITSAAKNGVLIKGGNHLEAMGEVEAVAFDKTGTLTKGELTVTDVIPLNGNSEEDVLRCARGLEARSEHPIGEAIVAEADGAGVADHEIDDFESLTGKGVRADLGGTTHYAGKPDLFEDLGFDLNHVHATDEGVEATATRDLCERNNCLDLLDETVPALQREGKTVVLVGRVGQSPTGSRMESGGTEGELEGAIAVADVVRPDAKAAIQRLRDLGIDHLVMLTGDNERTAKAIAEQVGVDEFRAGLLPEQKVEAIEELRERYDGPREQRSSGQSSSGDAHEQRSLSRRTSFGGVAMVGDGINDAPALATATVGVAMGAAGTDTALETADIALMADDLSKLPYLYDLAHDANGVIRQNVWTSLAAKAALAIAVPFGLVPIWAAVLVGDAGMTTAITGNAMRLSRITPQSLRE; encoded by the coding sequence ATGAACGATACGGGTTCGGATTCGACGATTCCCCCCGACGCCGATTCGTGTGGCTGTGGCGACGCCGACGACGGTTGTGATGCCGATTACGGTCATCACGACGACGACGGCCACGAATCGGCCGACGCGGATGTCGTCACCGACGGCGCTGGCGATTCCGATGTCGTCCGGTTGTCCGTCCCGGACATGGACTGTCCCTCCTGCGCCGGGAAGGTCGAAAGCAGCGTTCGAACACTGGACGGCATCGACGCCATCGACCCGCAAGTCACGACCGGGACGCTCACCGTCGAGTACGACGCGACGGCGACGGACGCCGCGGCCGTCGAAACCCGCGTCGAAAAGGCGGGGTACGCGGTCGAACGCGACGCCTCGGAGACGACGTTCTCCGTCCCGGACATGGACTGTGCGTCCTGTGCGGGCAAAATCGAGAACGCCCTCGACGGCGTTTCCGGCGTTCGAGCGTACGATACGCGACCCACGGCGGGGACCGTCACCGTTTCCACGGACGAGTCCGCGTCCGTGGCGGACGTGACGGCGGCCATCGAAAACGCCGGGTACGACGTCGCCGGGACGAGCGCGGACGAGGACGACGCGTCGCTCGATACGGAGAGCGTCTGGACGAGCACGCGGGCCGTCAAGACGTGGACCAGCGGCGTCTTCGTCGCGCTCGGATTGCTGTTCGAGTTCCTCCTCACTGGGGCGAACGCCACCCTCGTCGGCGCTGGCGGTGCCGTCGCGCTCGGCGGCGTCGAAATCACGGTCGCGGACGCGGCGTTCCTGCTGGCCGTCCTCGTCGGCGGGCAGGCCATCGTCACGAACGGCTACTACTCCCTTCGAAATCGGAACCTCGATATCGACCTGCTGATGAGCACCGCCATCCTCGGCGCGCTCGCGGTGAGCATCGGGTTCGGCAAATCGCTCTACTTGGAGGCGGCGACGCTCGCCTTCCTGTTCAGCGTCGCGGAACTCCTCGAACGCTACTCGATGGACAAGGCCCGAAACTCCCTGCAGGAGTTGATGGACCTCTCGCCCGACGAGGCGACGGTCAAGCGGAACGGCGAGGAGGAGACGATACCCGTCGATGACGTGGCCGTCGGCGACGTGGTGCTCGTGCGCCCCGGCGAGAAAATCCCGATGGACGGGACGGTCGCCGACGGCGAGAGCGCGGTCAACCAAGCCCCCATCACGGGCGAGAGCGTCCCCGTGGACAAGACCCCCGGCGACGAGGTGTTCGCGGGGACCATCAACGAGGGCGGCTATCTCGAAATCGAAGTCACCTCCGAGGCGAGCGACAACACCCTCTCGCGCATCGTCGAGATGGTCGAGGACGCGCAGGGGAACAAGACCGAGCGCGAGCAGTTCGTGGAACGCTTCGCGGACTACTACACCCCGCTCGTGCTCGCCTTCGCGGTGCTCGTCGCGGCCGTCCCGCCGCTCGTCTTCGACGCACCGTGGGTGACGTGGTTCGTTTACGGCCTGACGCTCGTCGTCCTCTCGTGTCCCTGCGCGTTCGTCATCAGTACCCCCGTCACCGTCGTCTCGGGTATCACCAGCGCCGCGAAAAACGGCGTCCTCATCAAGGGCGGCAACCACCTCGAAGCGATGGGCGAGGTCGAAGCCGTCGCCTTCGACAAGACGGGAACGCTGACGAAGGGCGAGTTGACCGTCACGGACGTGATTCCGCTCAACGGGAACTCCGAGGAGGACGTCCTCCGCTGTGCGCGCGGCCTCGAAGCGCGGAGCGAACACCCCATCGGCGAGGCCATCGTCGCGGAAGCCGACGGGGCGGGCGTCGCTGACCACGAAATCGACGACTTCGAGAGCCTCACCGGCAAGGGCGTCCGCGCCGACCTCGGCGGCACGACCCACTACGCGGGCAAACCCGACCTGTTCGAGGACCTCGGATTCGACCTGAACCACGTTCACGCGACGGACGAGGGCGTCGAAGCGACGGCGACCCGCGACCTCTGTGAGCGAAATAACTGTCTCGACCTGCTCGACGAAACGGTTCCGGCCCTCCAGCGCGAGGGGAAGACGGTCGTCTTGGTCGGCCGCGTCGGTCAAAGCCCGACTGGAAGTCGGATGGAATCCGGCGGGACGGAGGGCGAACTCGAAGGCGCGATCGCCGTCGCGGACGTGGTGCGCCCCGACGCCAAAGCGGCGATACAGCGCCTCCGCGACCTCGGTATCGACCACCTCGTGATGCTCACGGGCGACAACGAGCGAACGGCGAAGGCCATCGCCGAGCAGGTCGGCGTGGACGAGTTCCGCGCCGGGCTGCTTCCCGAGCAGAAGGTCGAAGCCATCGAGGAACTCCGCGAGCGGTACGACGGACCGCGCGAGCAACGGTCGTCGGGCCAGTCCTCGTCCGGGGATGCTCACGAGCAACGGTCGTTGTCCCGCCGAACCTCGTTCGGAGGTGTTGCGATGGTCGGCGACGGCATCAACGACGCCCCGGCGCTCGCCACCGCGACGGTCGGCGTCGCAATGGGTGCCGCCGGAACGGACACCGCGCTGGAGACGGCCGACATCGCGTTGATGGCCGACGACCTCTCGAAACTACCGTACCTCTACGACCTCGCACACGACGCGAACGGCGTCATCCGCCAGAACGTCTGGACGAGCCTCGCCGCGAAGGCCGCGCTCGCAATCGCGGTGCCGTTCGGTCTGGTCCCCATCTGGGCTGCCGTCCTCGTCGGCGACGCGGGCATGACGACGGCCATCACGGGTAACGCGATGCGACTGTCGCGGATTACGCCGCAGTCCCTTCGAGAGTAG
- a CDS encoding CPBP family intramembrane glutamic endopeptidase, whose amino-acid sequence MSNSGTQLRSFGVGLLLSVGAYGVGQVVAAVAVLAFMAVGIDILNRPALLLAVSAVMLQGVTFGGIALGYLSYRNLGLDFIHIRVPSLRDIGIAVAGFVALFALLQLISQVTQALGVQSAQNSIVDMASGNPDIYLLLIPLSFLLIGPGEELLYRGLIQGMLRKVFHPVRAIVLASAIFASIHFFSLLGGSVGKFVYIATVFTLALVLGSLYEYTDNLAVPMLVHGAYNATLFGLQYLMATGQLPS is encoded by the coding sequence ATGAGTAATTCAGGAACACAGCTCCGGTCGTTCGGCGTGGGTCTCCTCCTCTCGGTCGGGGCGTACGGCGTCGGCCAAGTCGTCGCCGCGGTCGCGGTCCTCGCCTTCATGGCCGTCGGTATCGATATTCTGAACCGACCTGCGCTCCTCCTCGCGGTCAGCGCCGTCATGCTCCAAGGCGTCACGTTCGGTGGTATCGCACTCGGCTACCTCTCCTATCGAAACCTCGGACTCGATTTTATCCACATTCGCGTCCCGTCGCTTCGTGACATCGGTATCGCAGTCGCCGGATTCGTCGCCCTTTTCGCACTCCTCCAGTTGATCTCCCAAGTGACGCAAGCCCTCGGGGTTCAGTCCGCGCAGAACTCCATCGTCGATATGGCGAGCGGCAATCCCGACATCTACCTGCTGTTGATTCCCCTCTCGTTCCTGCTCATCGGCCCCGGCGAGGAACTCCTGTACCGCGGACTCATTCAGGGGATGCTCCGCAAGGTGTTCCATCCCGTCCGGGCCATCGTCTTGGCGAGCGCGATTTTCGCGTCCATTCACTTCTTCTCGTTGTTGGGCGGGAGCGTCGGTAAATTCGTCTACATCGCCACCGTGTTCACGCTGGCACTCGTCCTCGGTAGCCTGTACGAGTACACCGACAATCTCGCGGTTCCGATGCTCGTCCACGGCGCGTACAACGCGACGCTGTTCGGACTGCAGTACCTCATGGCGACGGGGCAACTCCCGTCGTAA
- a CDS encoding arylsulfotransferase family protein — MLRLFFAGLVILSGVAVVNAYATNPGSSADFRGKTQSEIRAETGQMVPPRQNITVIATDSNSWLGREASGPRARAELVAFNPNGSILYYNDSHTRYWDVDPVKGTKTTVEYSYAEHLKKAECPTDWNLSRRNVDQETWDTYMDVHGEVGACTRNGIERVNLTTGHVTPIWSEVTPGKEATRYHDVDRLNETHFVVADIFLDRVFIVNTTSGTVGWTWNASDALSTSKTGGTYPDDWTHINNVQVLDDGRIAVSARNNDRVLFLDPGSGLEKNWTLGKEDDYDVLYEQHNPDFINESNGGPAELVADSENNRVVEYQRENGSWERTWTWQDSKMQWPRDADRLPNGHTLITDSNGNRVFEVNEKGKIVWDVQIAFPYEAERLGTGDESASGLSAQKAALKSRSNGFVNQFWIGVKDAIPGKYLNGLMYITPVWIGVPELFAILLGALSLLTWGLFELKWAGVFTSVRQRIESLNETR, encoded by the coding sequence ATGCTTCGGCTCTTCTTTGCCGGACTGGTGATACTATCCGGAGTCGCGGTCGTGAACGCGTACGCCACGAACCCCGGAAGTTCCGCGGATTTCCGCGGCAAAACACAGTCCGAAATCAGGGCCGAAACGGGTCAAATGGTCCCCCCCCGTCAGAACATAACGGTGATCGCAACCGACTCCAACTCCTGGCTCGGCCGTGAGGCGAGCGGCCCGCGAGCGCGGGCGGAACTCGTCGCGTTCAACCCGAACGGGTCGATTCTGTACTACAACGACTCCCACACACGATACTGGGACGTCGACCCAGTGAAGGGAACGAAGACGACGGTCGAGTACTCCTACGCGGAGCACCTGAAGAAAGCGGAGTGTCCGACGGACTGGAACCTCTCGCGGCGCAACGTGGACCAGGAGACGTGGGACACGTACATGGACGTCCACGGCGAGGTCGGTGCCTGTACGCGGAACGGTATCGAGCGCGTCAACCTGACGACCGGCCACGTCACCCCCATCTGGTCGGAGGTCACGCCGGGGAAGGAAGCCACCCGGTATCACGACGTCGACCGCCTGAACGAGACGCACTTCGTCGTCGCGGACATCTTCCTCGACCGCGTGTTCATCGTCAACACGACGAGCGGGACGGTCGGGTGGACGTGGAACGCGAGCGACGCGTTATCGACCAGCAAAACCGGCGGTACGTATCCTGACGACTGGACGCACATCAACAACGTCCAAGTCCTCGACGACGGCCGAATCGCGGTCAGCGCCCGGAACAACGACCGGGTGCTGTTCCTCGACCCCGGAAGCGGGTTGGAGAAGAACTGGACGCTCGGGAAGGAAGACGACTACGACGTCCTCTACGAGCAGCACAATCCCGACTTCATCAACGAGTCGAACGGCGGCCCGGCGGAACTCGTCGCCGACTCCGAGAACAACCGCGTGGTCGAGTATCAGCGCGAGAACGGCTCGTGGGAGCGGACGTGGACGTGGCAGGATTCGAAGATGCAGTGGCCCCGCGACGCCGACCGCCTGCCGAACGGTCACACCCTCATCACCGACTCGAACGGTAACCGCGTCTTCGAGGTGAACGAGAAGGGGAAAATCGTCTGGGACGTGCAGATAGCGTTCCCGTACGAAGCCGAACGTCTCGGCACCGGCGACGAGAGCGCGAGCGGCCTGAGCGCGCAGAAAGCGGCGCTCAAATCGAGGTCGAACGGCTTCGTCAATCAGTTCTGGATCGGCGTCAAAGACGCCATCCCCGGCAAGTACCTCAACGGTCTGATGTACATCACGCCGGTATGGATCGGCGTTCCCGAACTGTTCGCCATCCTCCTCGGGGCCCTGTCGCTCCTGACGTGGGGGCTGTTCGAACTGAAGTGGGCGGGCGTCTTCACGTCGGTCCGACAACGAATCGAGTCGCTGAACGAAACGCGATAA
- a CDS encoding M48 family metalloprotease produces MSRDPALTRRIIATLACVLLADFLLVGCVAFLLRPWLAPVATALPSGLGWLALVVPATAVVAWAQLRYTRREALSSVDATVVTDEEYPDLLAPVRRLATGADVAVPTVAVAETDVPNAFTVGTPRRATLVVSTGLLAALSADELDAVLAHELAHVKNRDAMVMTLATFLPALADDYSLLEDLGLSRSARRTVWLAAIVLLYVPSAAVIDAPLFGVRYTVTYVLLVAFVLLFGGAALGLLAMPVVSLAGRLSHDREFIADRAGATLSGSPASMAGALRTLGEDAPAASDRDARAVDGVKQLCFLPGGFGDEGGALESLPISVRTHPPIDDRLDALRSLTADSDR; encoded by the coding sequence ATGTCACGAGACCCCGCCCTGACTCGGCGAATCATCGCCACCCTCGCGTGCGTGCTGCTCGCAGACTTCCTCCTCGTGGGTTGTGTCGCGTTCCTCCTCCGCCCGTGGCTCGCGCCCGTCGCAACCGCCCTCCCGTCCGGACTGGGATGGCTGGCGCTCGTCGTCCCGGCGACCGCGGTCGTCGCGTGGGCGCAACTGCGATACACCCGCCGCGAAGCCCTCTCGTCGGTCGATGCCACCGTCGTCACCGACGAGGAGTACCCCGACCTGCTCGCCCCCGTTCGACGGCTTGCGACCGGCGCGGACGTCGCGGTTCCGACCGTCGCCGTCGCCGAGACGGACGTGCCCAACGCCTTCACCGTCGGGACGCCCCGACGCGCGACGCTCGTCGTTTCGACCGGCTTGCTCGCCGCGCTCTCCGCCGACGAACTCGACGCGGTGCTCGCCCACGAACTCGCACACGTCAAGAACCGCGATGCGATGGTGATGACCTTGGCGACCTTCCTCCCCGCACTGGCGGACGACTACTCCCTGCTGGAGGACCTCGGTCTGTCTCGGTCCGCCCGGCGGACCGTCTGGCTCGCCGCCATCGTCCTCCTCTACGTTCCCAGCGCGGCCGTCATCGACGCGCCGCTGTTCGGCGTCCGCTACACCGTCACCTACGTCTTGCTCGTCGCGTTCGTCCTGCTGTTCGGCGGGGCCGCCCTCGGATTGTTGGCGATGCCGGTCGTCTCGCTCGCCGGTCGCCTCTCCCACGACCGGGAGTTCATCGCCGACCGGGCGGGCGCGACGCTTTCGGGCAGTCCGGCGTCGATGGCCGGTGCGCTCAGGACGCTCGGCGAGGACGCACCGGCCGCGTCCGACCGAGACGCCCGCGCCGTGGACGGCGTGAAACAGCTCTGTTTCCTCCCCGGCGGGTTCGGCGACGAGGGCGGCGCGCTCGAATCGCTCCCGATTTCGGTACGAACCCATCCTCCCATCGACGACCGCCTCGATGCGCTTCGCTCGCTCACGGCCGACTCTGACCGCTGA
- a CDS encoding DUF4129 domain-containing protein, whose product MERNRLRAALIALCVLAVIFGASLFPATGFGSYPAGPGGGNRADTPGAPSAGSRSTVSAGNPSDPGTVATTTAQTTTNSESSGGSADSETATTTTTAASASQSTSNGTPLLQILGKAVGILVLVGGAFLAVGFRRGTLALDGDGAIPLTVRGIPVGELVGKIPARTMGLVVGFSASIPRLADDAIGLLGEVGRGLAASTVGLGSALGRTIAVMGRGFSGTLLAIGSVGSGLFSIPKTLSRPTLSGRSGGKSESRTATNEGTAPAEPEERGPPSIEEAWESMTEHLPVRRRRTTTPGEYAREAIQRGYPADAVRQLTAAFREVRYGSLPPTANRTKLARAALDKIDRFREGDE is encoded by the coding sequence GTGGAACGCAATCGCCTCCGCGCCGCCCTCATCGCCCTCTGTGTCCTCGCGGTCATCTTCGGTGCGTCGCTGTTCCCCGCTACCGGATTCGGGTCGTATCCCGCCGGTCCGGGAGGCGGCAACCGCGCCGATACACCGGGTGCGCCGAGCGCTGGCAGTCGCTCGACCGTCAGCGCCGGAAACCCGTCCGACCCGGGAACGGTCGCAACGACGACGGCGCAAACGACGACGAACAGCGAATCGAGCGGCGGGTCGGCCGACTCGGAAACAGCCACGACAACGACGACGGCGGCGAGTGCGTCGCAATCGACGAGTAACGGGACCCCGCTCCTACAGATACTCGGGAAGGCGGTCGGAATCCTCGTCCTCGTCGGGGGCGCATTCCTCGCCGTCGGGTTCCGGAGAGGAACCCTCGCGCTGGACGGCGACGGCGCGATACCGCTCACGGTTCGCGGGATTCCCGTCGGCGAACTCGTCGGGAAGATACCCGCCAGAACGATGGGCCTTGTCGTCGGGTTCTCGGCGTCGATTCCGCGACTCGCGGACGACGCCATCGGCCTGCTGGGCGAAGTTGGACGCGGCCTCGCCGCGAGCACCGTTGGACTCGGTTCGGCGCTCGGGAGGACGATAGCCGTCATGGGACGCGGCTTCAGCGGGACGCTCCTCGCCATCGGCAGCGTCGGAAGCGGCCTGTTCTCGATTCCCAAGACGCTCTCCCGACCCACCCTGTCCGGCCGTTCCGGCGGGAAATCGGAGAGTCGAACCGCGACGAACGAGGGGACCGCACCGGCGGAACCCGAAGAACGCGGCCCGCCGAGCATCGAAGAGGCGTGGGAATCCATGACCGAGCACCTCCCGGTCAGGCGTCGGCGAACGACGACGCCGGGAGAGTACGCACGCGAAGCGATTCAGCGGGGCTACCCCGCCGACGCGGTGCGTCAGTTGACCGCCGCCTTCCGCGAGGTTCGGTACGGGAGCTTGCCGCCGACGGCGAACCGCACGAAACTCGCCCGCGCGGCGCTCGACAAAATCGACCGCTTCAGGGAGGGTGACGAATGA
- a CDS encoding DUF7269 family protein, protein MMRLVGRAVGRVAGYVGGTFRNRRSRERLLLTVGVTSLLLAFVVVFAPWAVPEATVKPLVGWLADPTTVLLLAGAGGLLAIWSLGDGVTDERDEIWQPRTDPERAHYDEHRTSGSDVDDGLGLSGNLGLESRERRSRRATTRRHVRRAAVETLAGDGYTKTEARERLEDGSWTDDPRAAAFFGASSADIPLRTRITDRARGQTFDRRTERAVSELRERNGGESK, encoded by the coding sequence ATGATGCGTCTCGTCGGGCGCGCCGTCGGACGCGTCGCCGGGTACGTCGGCGGGACGTTCAGGAACCGCCGGAGCCGCGAACGCCTCCTGCTGACGGTCGGCGTCACCTCGCTGCTGCTCGCTTTCGTCGTCGTCTTCGCGCCGTGGGCCGTGCCGGAAGCGACCGTCAAACCGTTGGTCGGGTGGCTCGCGGACCCGACGACGGTGCTCCTCCTCGCGGGTGCGGGCGGACTGCTCGCCATCTGGTCGCTCGGCGACGGCGTGACGGACGAACGGGACGAAATCTGGCAGCCGCGAACCGACCCCGAGCGGGCGCACTACGACGAACACCGGACGAGCGGGTCGGACGTGGACGACGGCCTCGGCCTGTCCGGCAACCTCGGTCTGGAGTCCAGAGAGCGGCGCAGTCGGCGGGCGACGACGCGGCGACACGTCAGACGCGCCGCGGTCGAGACGCTCGCTGGCGACGGATACACGAAAACCGAAGCCAGGGAGCGACTCGAAGACGGGTCGTGGACCGACGACCCGCGGGCGGCGGCCTTCTTCGGCGCATCGAGCGCCGACATCCCGCTTCGAACGCGCATCACCGACCGGGCGCGCGGCCAGACGTTCGACCGCCGCACGGAACGGGCAGTTTCCGAACTGCGAGAACGGAACGGCGGTGAATCGAAATGA
- a CDS encoding DUF58 domain-containing protein: MSGGPELNAGMTVALLAGAAGVVTGNTVMFLSSVVGFVYAAYQFTSGTPALSVELDREIEERSPRPSEDVTVTLTVENEGDDAIADLRIVDGVPERLAVVDGSPRHGTSLGPGETVSFSYAVRSQRGTHEFGPTTLVAKSMSGTRGVREERTLPATITCDTFVEDVPLSQLTTPTPGHIETDASGEGIEFHSTREYRPSDPMSRIDWKRFARTKELTTVNFRESRAAAVLLLVDARSAASIARRSGEPDAIDLSVYAAERIANALVRQNDRVGVALYGSQQLFLPPGGGREQVVRVRATLEEVETPKELSSSSGLFGSSRNERTMERRFKRLRKRLSSETQVIFLSPLADDTAVDVAKRFDAYGHAVTVVTPDMTGTETPGGAVSEIARTERLNEIRRGNIRAIDWSPDEPLATAVEKSARWSA, translated from the coding sequence ATGAGCGGCGGTCCCGAACTGAACGCCGGGATGACGGTGGCCCTGCTCGCCGGTGCGGCGGGCGTCGTCACCGGGAACACCGTGATGTTTCTCTCGTCCGTCGTCGGGTTCGTCTACGCGGCCTATCAGTTCACGTCGGGGACGCCGGCGCTGTCGGTCGAACTCGACCGCGAGATAGAAGAGCGGTCGCCGCGGCCGAGCGAGGACGTGACGGTCACGCTCACGGTGGAAAACGAGGGCGACGACGCGATTGCGGACCTTCGTATCGTGGACGGCGTGCCGGAACGGCTCGCAGTGGTTGACGGGTCGCCGCGCCACGGGACGAGTTTGGGACCGGGCGAAACCGTGTCGTTTTCCTACGCGGTTCGAAGCCAGCGCGGGACCCACGAGTTCGGCCCGACGACGCTCGTCGCGAAATCCATGAGCGGGACGCGGGGAGTCCGCGAGGAGCGGACCCTTCCGGCCACCATAACCTGTGATACGTTCGTCGAGGACGTGCCGCTATCGCAGTTGACCACCCCGACGCCGGGGCACATCGAGACGGACGCGAGCGGCGAAGGCATCGAGTTCCACTCGACGCGGGAGTACCGGCCGTCGGACCCGATGAGCCGAATCGACTGGAAGCGGTTCGCCCGGACGAAGGAACTGACGACGGTGAACTTCCGCGAGAGTCGAGCGGCGGCGGTGTTACTCCTCGTGGACGCCCGCTCGGCCGCCAGCATCGCTCGGCGGTCCGGCGAACCCGACGCCATCGACCTCTCGGTGTACGCCGCGGAGCGAATCGCGAACGCGCTCGTCCGGCAGAACGACCGCGTCGGCGTCGCGCTGTACGGGTCACAGCAACTGTTCCTCCCGCCGGGCGGCGGGCGGGAACAGGTCGTCCGCGTCCGTGCGACGCTGGAAGAGGTGGAGACGCCGAAAGAGCTGTCGAGTAGCAGCGGGCTATTCGGGTCGTCGCGCAACGAGCGAACGATGGAGCGGCGGTTCAAACGGCTTCGAAAACGGCTGTCCTCGGAGACGCAGGTGATATTCCTCTCGCCGCTGGCCGACGATACCGCCGTGGACGTGGCGAAGCGGTTCGACGCGTACGGACACGCGGTGACGGTCGTCACCCCGGACATGACGGGAACCGAAACGCCGGGCGGTGCGGTGTCCGAAATCGCCCGGACGGAGCGACTGAACGAGATTCGACGCGGGAACATCAGGGCCATCGACTGGTCGCCGGACGAACCGCTTGCGACGGCGGTCGAAAAGAGCGCGAGGTGGTCGGCGTGA